GATGGAAAAAATCACGTTGAGAGGAAAGAAGGTGCGCCTCAGCGGGGGGAAAGAAGGAAATCCCGATATCTTGATCATCTCTTCCGGCGAAGGAAGATTATCCTGGACGGAGAAAGAGGCACCCATCTCCCTTCATTTCGGCGACACTCTCCTCATTCCCAGCTCGATTTCTCAGGAAGGATACGACCTAGAAACAAGTGGAACGTTGGAGATCTTACGCACGTTCTATTGATAAAATCTAATCCTTACATTACAAAGGTGCATTCTAGGTTCGACCTGAAGTCCCATATTTTGAGACACCGGATAGAAGTTTTATGGTTTTTGCAAGGGAAGGAGTTAAAAGGAACCGTTTTTTGGGTCTCATCTTTTGCTTTGAGATGAAGTCTATGACATTATGCGGAAAGTAAAAAGTAAATGGAGAGGAGCTGTGCAACGTTGGGATATATCATGGAATTACGGAAATGGGTGGGAAAACGTCCGCTCATCATGGCAGCTGCAGGAGTAGCCGTTATGGATGAAGAGGAGAAGATCCTCCTGCAACAGCGAGTCGACAATGATATGTGGGGGCTCCCCGGAGGCGCCTTGGAACTTGGGGAGACCTTAGAAGAGGCGGCCAAAAGGGAACTGTTGGAAGAAACGGGCCTTACCGCCCGCTCGTTAGAGCTTTTTAACGTTTTTTCCGGAGAAGAGCTTCATTACACATATCCCAACGGCGACGAAGTATACATCGTGTCAGCCGTATATCTTTGCAGAGATTTTACAGGAAATCCAGTCAATGATGATGAAGAGACCAAAGATTTAAGGTTCTTCAGAAAAGATGAGATCGATTTTAAATGGGTAAATCCTCCGGATCGTCCGATTTTAGCAGCTGTGCTTCAATATACTGCAAAAAGTGAATAATAATTCTTTACATTAGGTCCATCCCAGATTATAGTGAAATTGGAGAGTAGTTAGTAAAAGTTTTTCTGCCAATATGAAACATTGGGAAGTAACGACATTGGAAGTAGCGCTATGAAGTTGCAAGTGATTAAATCTTTAAAGAGGAGGTTTTAAAATTCTGAAGCGAGTTTTTATACTTTATCTCTGACATTGGTTTTCTTATAGTCTTTCACCAGTGTTTTTGCAGAAGCTCCTTTTGTTTTAGACGTTGACGACTCTACAAAGTTCATCATCGCTTCTAGTGTCTCTTTGATCATGGAGATTTTCAAACTGGCTGGTATAGTCTTTTTGCGATAAACTCTGAGACCTTTAAAAAACTCTCCTTTATTACTTTAAAAACAGGAGGTAAACCGATATTGGATAGAAAAAGTTTTCATAAAATGGCTTTTTCGTGTTATTATATCCTTTTTTTGATAGGGATTTTATTGATATCCGGGGGGTGCAGCTCTTTACCTCAGACTGGCAAGGAAGTGCAGAATGAAGATGTCGATGACAAAACTCAAGAAAATATTGTTTTCGGTAAAAGTTTAAAACAGATGGGACTAACCATCTTAATCAATGATTCGGCTCAATTTACCGACCCAAATCGAAAAAATTATAAACCCACTTTTGAGGTGGTAAACTCGGATGTTTGCATCTCCTGTATTAAAGAAGCAGGGAAGCTAAAAGGTTCTATGTCATCAATTGATCTATATTTTTCCGATTCCGGAATCGATATGAATCAGCTTGCGGTTAAATATCTTCAAGGCTTTCAAAAAGAAGAAACGATGAATGAACAAAATGTAGTGGAGATAAATTCGAAAAAGTACAAATTTGCGGAGTTAAGAGAGAATAAGATCTTTGAAGATGAACGATGGGTCATTTATGAATTGAGTGACAAACTAGACGTTGCAGATATCGATGAAAAGATTCATCAACTTTCGATGAATGGCGTTGATGGGTACGATTATACGTGGCTGAAAGAGATGTATAGATATTTAGATCTGAATCTGAAAGAGATGATTATTTATAAGGCTTTGGCATCAACAAGTGCTGATCTTGCTGGGATTCTGTTTCAGGGAGTCATCAACAGTTCTCAGGCTCTAACATTCTCCTCTAACATTCTCCTCTAACATTCTCCTCTAACATTCTCCATGGAATGGAACTGCTTTTCGTTCGTAGCTTAGTTTTTATTATAAGTTAACATAATATACATTATCGGACGTTGTAGAAAAAAAGAAAATCGAGTTTTAAAACCCGGCTGTGGGGTTGGCCCAAATCTCCCTATTTCTTTGTTTTTATTTTCCTCCTTGGTGAGAAACCAAATTCTCATCTGAAGCATATTGAATGAAGCATATTGAGAAGCATATTGAATTGAAATGAAGCATATTGAAATGAAGCTTATTGATACGCTTCAAGATGGTTTTCGCGGCGGTTATCATGTTCGTAAAAATGCTCTACACACATTGGTCAAAGTGGGGTTTTATCTGAGTTTCTCAAATCTAAAGTACTTCTCAAGATGAAGAAAAATGAGATGTTTGAAACACAGCTATAGGTCGTTATCGCTTTCGAGCGGGATCCTGATTGTAAAAATGCTCCCACCTTCCGGATGGTTTTCCGCCTGAATGCTACCTCCGTGGGCTTCCACATATCCCTTGGCTATGGCTAATCCTAATCCCGTCCCCCCTTCAGTGCGGGATCTCCCTTTATCGGACCTATAAAAACGTTCAAAGAGATAAGGTAGATCATCCGGCGCAATGCCCGGTCCTGTATCACGGACGGAGATGATCATCCTCTCCCCTTCCCTTCTGCCTGTAATTTCAATAACCCCATCGTTGGGAGTATACCGAATCCCGTTGCCGATGAGATTTACCAAGACCTGCTCGATCCGTTTGGGGTCCAGGGAAACGAAAGTTAACTCTTCTCCTAAATCAAGATGTATGGAGATCTTCTTTTCTTCCAATTGAGCAGAAAAAATTTGAACTACCTTTTGCACCAAGGAAATAAGATTTACCTTTTCCTTGTGCAGGGGGAGCTTCCCCGCCTCCGCTAAACTAATATTTTGGAGATCATTTACCATGTGGGCCATACGTACGGTTTCGTCGTGGAGAAGCGCTAACCGCTCTTCATTGGGCGGGTCTCCCTTCATGAGCATCGATTCTAAGTTCCCTCTCAGTATGAAAAGAGGGGTTCTCAGCTCATGAGCAACATCAGCGATCAGGTTTTTCCGCACCTTCTCCAATTGCTCCAAACGATCTGCCATCCGGTTAAATGAGAGAGCCAACGCTCCAATCTCATCGTTGCTTTTGATCTTCACTCTCTTTGACCAATCTCCTTTAGCAAAACCCTGGGTGGCTTGCGTTAATTTTTTTAAGGGGCGAGTAAGACCTACAGAGATGAGGAGACTAATAAGAATAGCAATAACGAGGGCTATTCCACCGCTGATCCAGACCGCTTCATTTACAGATTTCAGGAAAGAATTTTCTAAACGAGTGTAACCGGATTGGGGAGATAAACCAAGAAGGATAAATCCGATTCTCTCTCCTTTCTCATCATAGAGGGGACGAATTTGCCCTTTATAGGTATCCGGGGAGATTTTTTCCCCGATCCGGGAGGAGGTAGAATCTGCGATAACCACTCCTTCCGGGGATAAAAGAAGAAGTTCCTCCGGAGTTCCGGAAGTGAAAGAAGGAGGCCCGTTTCGCCCCATCCCTATTCCTCTCCCCCATCTTCTTCCTCCTTCCGCAGCCATTCCTTGGAGAAGGGATTCCACCCCATCCCAGCTCCCTCTGGTAAGGTAATAATTCCTGAAAAGTTGCTCATATTGATTTAATCGATTTTCCCGCACCGCTCCCATATACTGAAGGAGATTTTTATCGATAGACCCGTAGGAGAGCAGGCTAAAGAGGATGGCAGAAAGGAGAACAATAAGGACGAAAGAAAATAAGAGCTTTTTTTGCAGCTTCATTATCCATCCCCTCCAAATTTATAACCGACTCCATAGACGGTCAGAATATACCGGGGATGAGAAGGATCCTCTTCGATCTTCCTTCTTAGATTGCTAATGTGGGTATCCAGGACTCGCTCATACCCCATATACGCTTCTCCAAGGGTCTCCAAGAGCTGCATCCGCGTAAAAACTCTTTTAGGATGACGCGCCAGAATTTCCAGCAGCTTGTATTCCGTCGGCGTTAAAGCGATTTTCTTCCCTTCTTTCTCCACCTCCATCCTTTCCGTATAAAGGGTTAAATGGTTATAAACAAGGGCTGGCTCTTGGACTTCCTTCTCCCCTTTCTTCAACCTTCTTAACACAACCCGAATTCTTGCCACCAATTCCCTTAGGCTGAATGGTTTGGTAATGTAGTCGTCCGCCCCAATTTCCAAGCCTAATACTTTATCCACTTCTTCCGATTTGGCCGTTAAAAGAATAACGGGGAGTTCTCCTTTTTTTCTGATCTCCTTCAAGATTTCAAAACCGTTTTTTCCCGGCATAAGAACGTCGAGAATGATCAAATCGGGAGAAAACGAGTCGATCTTCTCTAAAACTTCCTCGCTCTTCGTAATTCCGAGGGTGATAAAACCTTCGCTTTGAAGATATTGTTCGATCATCTCGACGATTTTTATCTCATCATCTACGACCAGCAGTTTCTCCATGTCCATTCTCCTTCTCTGCAAGGAGCTTTTTATTTATCATACCATATAGGGTATGAATTGTAATCATTTGACGTTCTATCGTTTCCATATTACGAGGGATTATTTCCTTGACCCATTTCCACCGCTAATACCTTCTCAGGATCGAGTCACTCTCTTGGGAAAACCCATTTACTTCTCTGCAATGGCATTTTTATCATCTGATGATGTCACGAGTGACATGAGGGGCCATTATGATATAATTCTCGAAGAGGAATCGATTAGGAGATGACCGCTATGAAACCAAAAAAGAAGATTTATAGCCTTACGCTGATCGTTGCCCTAGTCATTTTCATAGTATCCAACTCTTTTGCACAGGCTGAGAGCAGTGAACAAGGGAAAATCAAAGTCCTCATCGATGGGCTCCCCGTAACTTTTGATGCTCCTCCTATAATTCAAGATCAACGTACACTCGTTCCTTTTCGGGCCATCGCCGAAGCATTAAACATAAACGTAAGCTGGGATGAGAAGACCCGGACCGTAAGCGCAACCGATGGAATGAATTCGGTCAGATTGCAGGTTGGGAATAAAACGGCCTATCGGAATGATACCCCTATCCTTCTTGATACCGCCCCGATTCTTCTTGATGGGAGGACGCTCATTCCCGTACGGTTTTTTAGCGAAGCCTTTCGTTGTGACGTCGTATGGGATGGAGCTCGTAAGACGGTACAGATTACCTCGCCTGCAAAAGAAATGAATCTGATAGGTTTTTATGCTTTAGGAGATAAAGAAACAAGCAGTTGGACCGACCTTTTCAGCGTACCCTATCCCGAAACAAGTATCGGAAACACCGACATCGTCAGAGAACTGGCTTTAGGTTGGTATAGCGTCGACAAGGAAGGAAACCTACTTACCAAAAGCAAGACCGGTTGGCAAAGGCCGGACGGGTGGGAAAAAGTCCTGGAAACATCGAACGAGTTTCACCTGAGAACCGAGATGGTAGTTCACGCAACGGACGGGGATGGCACCCTCTCTTCTCTATTAGGCGATAAGACCGCGATGGAGAGAGTCGTAAATCAGATTGTGGCAGAAGCGAAGTTATTTGATGGAATAAACCTAGATTTTGAGGGTTTAGGTTTTAAAGATACCGATGAGCAACGTAGAAGCGTACAAAATCGTTTTTCGGAATTTGTGCGCCTATTAGCGGAGGAGCTAAAAGCGATGGACAAAACCCTAACACTAACCCTCCATGCCCCCAACAGCGCCTACCCGGGATATGATTATAAAACTTTAGGGGAAATAGCCGATAAGATCATCGTTATGGCGTATGATTATGGTACGAAACCGGAACCCATCAACCTGGTCGTCCAAGCGGTGGAGATGGCTAAAAAAGATGTGCCTTCCGATAAACTCATCTTAGGAATCTCCGCACCTACCGAGACCGCGGAAAGTATGTTGACCAAGATTGGAGTCGCGAAACGATATGATCTCGATGGGATTGCCCTCTGGCGGTTAGGGGTTATTTCGGATGAGATGTGGAAAAATATAAAAACCAGCATTCTACCAAAATTGAACTAAATTCCAGGAAGAGCGATGGAAAGGCAGGAAGCCCGATCTCATTTGAGCATCGAGCTCTCCTTGCCATCTTAAGCCCTTTTTACATGGCTATATGGCGATGTTTCGTTGCAAGTATGGCTCATCTGAAGTATGGTTTATCCGTTATCCTGCTGGACATAAGGGCAAACTCCGCCATTTCCCTGGCCAACTCCTCCGGCTCCATGAAGTCCTCCGCCGGCAGCACCTCTATCCATTCCTTTGCCAAAACCTTGGCCATTTCCACTTTTTCCTGCCCAGTCGGGCTTACCCACGGTGGTACGTTCGACGCTTGCTTTTATCCTCGTCTCCATCTGGGAGAGCATATAATCCGCTTGTGTTTGAGTCATCTTCCCGTCTTTCACCCATTGGTCAATCTGGTCCTTTCGAGCAGCCATAGCCTCTTGGATTAGTTTTTCCTCCGTTACCCCCTTCCCTTCAGCAATCTGAGCGAGCGATTTCCCCTGAATGCGTTCTGCTTGGATTTCTGCCGGTGTCATACCCAGAAGTTTGGAGAAGGTATCCAGGAGATTCCCCCCCAAAGATCCGACTCCGTTTCCATGGTTAGGTCCTGCCGCCCAGGCAAAAGCCGGAATGGCCACCACCAGAATGAGTGCCAGGGCCGTTACCATTGCCGCTCCTTTTTTCATCTTTCATTCCTCCTTTGGTTTTTATTCGAGGTTTCCCTCTCGATTTGATCATAGCAGGAGAACCTTTATTTCTTATCGATCCATTCTTAAGAAAATCTTAAGATGGGTGCACGATCCTCGGAAAATCACTCCGGTCTAAGGAACTCTTGGCCCTTTTAGCCGCTGTGATGGTTAACCGCCGACTCCGTTGCCCCAATGAAGTAAGATTTTCATATGTTCATAAAAAAAGTTCGATCTCGGTGAGGAGATCGAACTTTTTCTTTATAAGGGTTTCCTTGGTATCATTTACTCGGGTTTCCGGATCAATCAACCACAAGTCCACACGTTACGGTGTGCGATTAGGCCAAGATCTCTTCGATTTGATCCAATACCTCTTGGGAAAGCTTGATACCGGAAGCCTTCACATTCTCTTCGATCTGAGAAGGCCTTGATGCTCCCACCAGGGCGCTGGCCACATTCTCCTGACGCAAGATCCAAGCCAGTGCGAGTTGGGCGGTGGTGATTCCCATCTCCTTGGCGATCTTGTTGATTTTATCCACCTTCTTTAACATCTCTTCCGTCATGAAACGTTGGATAAAGGTATTAATCCGCGGATCCGCCGCCCTCGTTCCTTCGGGAATCGGTTCTCCCACCTTATATTTCCCGGTAAGAACTCCTTGAGCGAGGGGAGAGAAGACGACTTGACCAAAACCCTCCTTCATGCCCAGCGGAATGATCTCCTTCTCGATATAACGATTCAGCATGTTATAAACGGGTTGATTTACCACGATTCGATCGAGGAGATAGCGGTCGGCAATGTGTAATGCCTCCCGGATCTGTTCGGCGGTCCATTCACTGACGCCAATATAAAGCACCTTTCCCTGACGGACGAGGTCGTCAAAAGCCCGCATGGTTTCATAAACGGGGGTTTCCGGATCATAACGGTGACAGTAATAGATATCGACATAATCTACCCCTAAGCGCTTCAGGCTGGCGTGGGCTTGTTCCATCACATGCTTGCGGGAAAGACCTCGGTCATTCACTCCATCGCCCATCGGCCAAAATACCTTGGTGGCAAGGACATAGGACTCCCTGGGAAATGCCTTTAGGGCTTCTCCGACGACCTTTTCCGCCTCTCCCCCGGCATAGACATTGGCCGTATCGAAGAAGTTGATCCCCAGTTCGTATGCCCTATGTATGGTGGCGGTCGCCGTCTCTTTTTCAACCGTACTCCCGTAGGTTAGCCAACTGCCAAGGCTGATTTCACTCACTTTAAGGCCTGTTTTTCCTAATCTGCGATAATTCATGGAAATCCTCCCTTACCCCATTTTCGTCTTCTATTATACATCGATTCCTACTTCAAGCCAATGCGGGAAGGTTACTCTTGGAATAAAATAGAGCCCCCATGAAGAGAGCTCTATTGTTGGAGAACGATACATTGAATGATCGTGCTTCATGGTCGCGAAGAAAAAGTTTCTAAAAGAGTTTCTGGGCCGGTACAATTGCTCCTTTATATTTCTCCTCGATGTAGTTCTTTACCGCATCGGAAGTTAAAACCTCCGCCAATTTTTTGATCTTTGGATCATCCTTGTTGTCGGTACGGGTTACGAGAATATTCACATAGGGAGAATCCTTATCTTCTAAAATTAAAGCATCTTTTAACGGATTGAGGCCTGCTTGAAGGGCGAAGTTGGTGTTGATCACCGCAATATCCACCTTCGGATCTTCAATGGCCCGGGGAAGGAGGGGAGGATCCATGGAGAGGAAATTATAATTCTTCGGATTCTCTGCGATATCCTGAAGTGTACCATTGGTTCCTACTCCCTCTTTCAGTTTGATGAGGCCGTTTTTCTCCAAAAGGGCCAAGAAGCGCCCTAAGTTTGACGGGTCGTTGGTCACGGCGATGGTGGCTCCATCAGGCACTTGATCGATGGAAGTGTATTTCTTCTCTTTATTGGAATAGACGCCGACCGGTTCAATGTGAACCCCTGCTACAGGAACGAGGGTATACCCTTTCTCCTTGTTTGTTGTCTCCAGGAAGGGAAGATGCTGGAAATAGTTGGCGTCCAGTTGCTTCTCCGCCAGCTGTGTGTTGGGAAGTTGATAGTCTTGGAAGGTTACAACCTCCAAGGTAATCCCTTGCTTGGCCAGTTCAGGCTTTACCACGTCATTGAGGATTTCTGCATGGGGGACGGGTGTGGCCCCTACCTTAAGGACATTTCCTCCGTTTCCACCGGTTCCGCCACAGGCGGTTAACGAAATCACGAGGAAAATTGCAGTTAGAAAAAAGACGATTTTTTTCATTCTTGCCCCTCTCTTTCTTATCTTTTATCTATCGCACGAACTAAGCGGTCTCCAATGGACTGCGTTAGTTGGACGATCAAAATAAGTAGAACGGTGGTAACGAGGAGTGTATCGTTTTGGAAGGAATTATAGCCTAAATTCCAGGCCATACTTCCTAACCCTCCCCCCGCTACCAAACCCGCCATGGCGGAATAGCCGACAAGGCCTACGGCCGTAACGGTAATCCCTGAAATAATCCCCGGGAGGCTCTCAGGAAGGAGAACCTTTAAGATGATTTGCCAGCGATTTGCCCCCATCGCCTGCGCCGCTTCAATCACACCCCGATCCACTTCTCTCATGGCGCTTTCCACCAATCTTCCCACGAAGGGAGCTGATCCTGCAATCAAGGATAATATGGCGGCATTGGGACCGAATGAACTGCCGATGAGGGCTCTGGAAACAGGTATGGTCCAAAGAATGAGTACGATATAAGGAACGGACCGGAAAATATTCACCAACGTTCCAACCATTTTGTACAAATAAGGATTTGGAGAGAGATGCCCCGGGCTTGTGATGATAAGAATGACACCGATGGGTATGCCCAACAAGGTGGAAAAGAAGAGGGAGAGACCGACCATGTAGAGGGTTTCTAATGTAGCCCAAAGAATGGCCGGATAATTGGCAATAACGTGTTCAAAACTCATCTTTCCCCACCTCCTCTCCATCCATATGTTCTACCCGAATATGGTGGTCCCTTAGATATTGAATCGCCCTCTCCTGTTCCTTCGCATCACCGGAAAGTTCAAGGATAAGAGAGCCGTAAGAGGTTTGTTGAATGCGGTTGATTTTCCCTTGCAAAATGTTCACATCAATGTCAAATCGTTTAATCATTTGACTTATAATCGGCTGCTGCGCATTTTCCCCCAAAAAGGAACATTGGATG
The DNA window shown above is from Thermicanus aegyptius DSM 12793 and carries:
- a CDS encoding NUDIX hydrolase, translated to MGYIMELRKWVGKRPLIMAAAGVAVMDEEEKILLQQRVDNDMWGLPGGALELGETLEEAAKRELLEETGLTARSLELFNVFSGEELHYTYPNGDEVYIVSAVYLCRDFTGNPVNDDEETKDLRFFRKDEIDFKWVNPPDRPILAAVLQYTAKSE
- a CDS encoding methionine ABC transporter permease codes for the protein MSFEHVIANYPAILWATLETLYMVGLSLFFSTLLGIPIGVILIITSPGHLSPNPYLYKMVGTLVNIFRSVPYIVLILWTIPVSRALIGSSFGPNAAILSLIAGSAPFVGRLVESAMREVDRGVIEAAQAMGANRWQIILKVLLPESLPGIISGITVTAVGLVGYSAMAGLVAGGGLGSMAWNLGYNSFQNDTLLVTTVLLILIVQLTQSIGDRLVRAIDKR
- a CDS encoding stalk domain-containing protein, with translation MKPKKKIYSLTLIVALVIFIVSNSFAQAESSEQGKIKVLIDGLPVTFDAPPIIQDQRTLVPFRAIAEALNINVSWDEKTRTVSATDGMNSVRLQVGNKTAYRNDTPILLDTAPILLDGRTLIPVRFFSEAFRCDVVWDGARKTVQITSPAKEMNLIGFYALGDKETSSWTDLFSVPYPETSIGNTDIVRELALGWYSVDKEGNLLTKSKTGWQRPDGWEKVLETSNEFHLRTEMVVHATDGDGTLSSLLGDKTAMERVVNQIVAEAKLFDGINLDFEGLGFKDTDEQRRSVQNRFSEFVRLLAEELKAMDKTLTLTLHAPNSAYPGYDYKTLGEIADKIIVMAYDYGTKPEPINLVVQAVEMAKKDVPSDKLILGISAPTETAESMLTKIGVAKRYDLDGIALWRLGVISDEMWKNIKTSILPKLN
- a CDS encoding response regulator transcription factor; the protein is MEKLLVVDDEIKIVEMIEQYLQSEGFITLGITKSEEVLEKIDSFSPDLIILDVLMPGKNGFEILKEIRKKGELPVILLTAKSEEVDKVLGLEIGADDYITKPFSLRELVARIRVVLRRLKKGEKEVQEPALVYNHLTLYTERMEVEKEGKKIALTPTEYKLLEILARHPKRVFTRMQLLETLGEAYMGYERVLDTHISNLRRKIEEDPSHPRYILTVYGVGYKFGGDG
- a CDS encoding aldo/keto reductase family protein; amino-acid sequence: MNYRRLGKTGLKVSEISLGSWLTYGSTVEKETATATIHRAYELGINFFDTANVYAGGEAEKVVGEALKAFPRESYVLATKVFWPMGDGVNDRGLSRKHVMEQAHASLKRLGVDYVDIYYCHRYDPETPVYETMRAFDDLVRQGKVLYIGVSEWTAEQIREALHIADRYLLDRIVVNQPVYNMLNRYIEKEIIPLGMKEGFGQVVFSPLAQGVLTGKYKVGEPIPEGTRAADPRINTFIQRFMTEEMLKKVDKINKIAKEMGITTAQLALAWILRQENVASALVGASRPSQIEENVKASGIKLSQEVLDQIEEILA
- a CDS encoding sensor histidine kinase, which codes for MKLQKKLLFSFVLIVLLSAILFSLLSYGSIDKNLLQYMGAVRENRLNQYEQLFRNYYLTRGSWDGVESLLQGMAAEGGRRWGRGIGMGRNGPPSFTSGTPEELLLLSPEGVVIADSTSSRIGEKISPDTYKGQIRPLYDEKGERIGFILLGLSPQSGYTRLENSFLKSVNEAVWISGGIALVIAILISLLISVGLTRPLKKLTQATQGFAKGDWSKRVKIKSNDEIGALALSFNRMADRLEQLEKVRKNLIADVAHELRTPLFILRGNLESMLMKGDPPNEERLALLHDETVRMAHMVNDLQNISLAEAGKLPLHKEKVNLISLVQKVVQIFSAQLEEKKISIHLDLGEELTFVSLDPKRIEQVLVNLIGNGIRYTPNDGVIEITGRREGERMIISVRDTGPGIAPDDLPYLFERFYRSDKGRSRTEGGTGLGLAIAKGYVEAHGGSIQAENHPEGGSIFTIRIPLESDNDL
- a CDS encoding MetQ/NlpA family ABC transporter substrate-binding protein, with amino-acid sequence MKKIVFFLTAIFLVISLTACGGTGGNGGNVLKVGATPVPHAEILNDVVKPELAKQGITLEVVTFQDYQLPNTQLAEKQLDANYFQHLPFLETTNKEKGYTLVPVAGVHIEPVGVYSNKEKKYTSIDQVPDGATIAVTNDPSNLGRFLALLEKNGLIKLKEGVGTNGTLQDIAENPKNYNFLSMDPPLLPRAIEDPKVDIAVINTNFALQAGLNPLKDALILEDKDSPYVNILVTRTDNKDDPKIKKLAEVLTSDAVKNYIEEKYKGAIVPAQKLF